A stretch of the Fusobacterium varium genome encodes the following:
- a CDS encoding sodium:proton antiporter: MEYGILSVIPPLVAIILALVTKQTVFSLFLGLWIGTTIISDWNPIIGFPKMISDFFIPLIGNTWNAGMIMLIVSCGGFVYLIKVSGAAKAFGDYASKRVKTRKGAQLTAYFAAFAFIFTEPTLTLGAIMRPITERLRISRVKLAYICDVMGCPFATLSPITSYSTYAIGLIATQFALLGITDNPWTTYLKAIPYNFYAMFGMLALFFVIIFNLDIGPMYKAEKRAIETGELIGEKDNPMGKYDLDEETLFKDSNITLASFIIPLLALFATLIAMILWTGKAGENGIGGAFVNSNISLSITTGFLVASIAAGIMGAKAKIFKYADIVPMFCKGVALNSDIPIILVLAWSIGSLTGVMDLKGYLINIVAHYNIAAGLMPAFLFVVGAFVGFSTGSSWGVWAIIMPISLPIAHTFGVPMELMIGASLSGGVFGDHCSPISDTTILASTAAGSDHVEHVKTQLPYSMTVGISSIVGFLVGGLISPILGLIVTAILIVAALFIFSKIAEKRNGKILGGIQ, encoded by the coding sequence ATGGAGTATGGAATTTTATCTGTCATTCCACCGCTGGTAGCTATTATACTGGCTCTGGTGACAAAACAAACGGTTTTTTCACTTTTTTTAGGTCTTTGGATTGGAACTACCATTATCTCTGATTGGAACCCAATTATCGGATTTCCAAAAATGATTTCAGATTTCTTCATTCCGCTTATTGGGAATACTTGGAATGCAGGAATGATAATGCTTATTGTGTCTTGTGGAGGATTTGTATATTTGATAAAAGTTTCTGGAGCAGCAAAAGCATTTGGTGATTATGCTTCTAAGAGAGTAAAAACAAGAAAAGGTGCCCAGCTTACAGCTTACTTTGCAGCATTTGCCTTCATTTTCACAGAACCTACTCTTACACTTGGTGCTATCATGAGACCAATAACTGAAAGACTTAGAATATCTAGAGTTAAACTTGCTTATATTTGTGATGTTATGGGATGTCCTTTTGCAACTCTTTCTCCTATCACAAGTTACAGCACTTATGCAATCGGGCTTATAGCTACACAATTTGCTTTGCTGGGTATAACAGACAATCCTTGGACTACGTATTTGAAAGCTATACCATATAATTTCTATGCAATGTTCGGTATGCTTGCTCTATTCTTTGTCATCATATTTAATCTGGATATTGGGCCTATGTATAAAGCTGAAAAAAGAGCAATTGAAACTGGTGAACTTATAGGTGAAAAGGATAATCCAATGGGAAAATATGATTTGGATGAAGAAACTTTATTTAAAGATTCAAACATAACACTGGCTAGTTTTATTATCCCGCTTCTTGCACTATTTGCTACATTGATAGCTATGATATTGTGGACTGGAAAAGCTGGAGAAAATGGTATAGGAGGAGCTTTTGTTAATTCTAATATATCTCTTTCTATCACTACTGGATTTTTAGTTGCTTCAATAGCTGCTGGAATAATGGGTGCAAAGGCTAAAATATTTAAATATGCTGACATTGTTCCTATGTTCTGTAAAGGAGTAGCTTTAAATTCTGACATTCCAATCATATTGGTATTAGCATGGTCTATTGGTTCATTGACAGGGGTTATGGACCTTAAAGGATATTTAATAAATATAGTTGCACATTACAATATAGCTGCTGGTCTTATGCCTGCATTCCTGTTTGTAGTTGGTGCTTTTGTTGGTTTCTCTACTGGAAGTTCTTGGGGTGTATGGGCTATAATCATGCCAATATCTCTGCCAATAGCTCACACATTTGGAGTACCAATGGAACTTATGATAGGGGCTTCTTTAAGCGGGGGAGTATTTGGAGATCACTGTTCTCCTATATCTGACACTACTATTCTTGCATCTACAGCAGCTGGTTCTGACCATGTGGAACATGTAAAAACACAGCTTCCTTACAGTATGACTGTTGGAATATCTTCAATTGTAGGTTTCCTTGTAGGTGGACTTATTTCTCCAATACTAGGACTTATAGTTACAGCAATATTAATAGTAGCAGCTCTTTTCATATTTTCTAAAATAGCTGAAAAAAGAAATGGTAAAATTTTAGGAGGAATACAATGA
- a CDS encoding putative acyltransferase, which translates to MILRKYKSDDCLKLLKLFYDTVRTVNKKDYNDEQLSVWAPDNYIEEKYNTWQKSLSENFTVIAEKNGDIVGFGDIEKNGYLNRLFVHKNYQSRGIASSIVKELENYAEKICIRTIITEASTTAKPFFEKIGYSLIKEQQVEKKGIFLTNYVMEKYILK; encoded by the coding sequence ATGATATTAAGAAAATATAAATCTGATGACTGCCTTAAATTATTAAAACTTTTCTATGATACTGTAAGAACTGTAAATAAAAAAGACTATAATGATGAGCAGCTTTCTGTATGGGCACCTGACAATTATATTGAAGAAAAATATAATACATGGCAAAAATCTCTTTCTGAAAATTTTACTGTTATAGCTGAAAAAAATGGAGATATTGTTGGTTTTGGAGATATAGAAAAAAATGGCTACCTCAATAGATTATTTGTGCATAAAAATTACCAGTCTAGAGGAATTGCTTCTTCTATAGTCAAAGAACTTGAAAACTATGCAGAGAAAATATGTATACGCACAATAATAACAGAAGCTTCAACTACTGCCAAACCTTTCTTTGAAAAAATAGGATACTCATTAATAAAAGAACAGCAGGTAGAAAAAAAAGGAATTTTTCTTACAAACTATGTCATGGAAAAATATATATTAAAATAA
- a CDS encoding putative PTS system cellobiose-specific IIA subunit: protein MDLDLEEVAMTIVGNAGEARSLAYEALREAKTGNFDKAEELLKESREKSLVAHGMQTELICNEADGNGIAMNLLMVHAQDHLMNSILARELVEELIDVYRRIGVEK, encoded by the coding sequence ATGGATTTAGATTTAGAAGAAGTGGCAATGACAATAGTAGGTAACGCTGGTGAAGCAAGAAGTTTAGCTTATGAAGCATTAAGAGAAGCAAAAACTGGAAATTTTGATAAAGCAGAGGAACTTTTAAAAGAATCAAGAGAAAAATCTCTTGTAGCTCATGGGATGCAGACAGAACTTATATGTAATGAAGCAGATGGGAATGGAATAGCTATGAATCTTTTGATGGTCCATGCTCAAGACCATCTTATGAACTCGATTCTGGCTAGAGAATTAGTTGAAGAACTAATAGATGTATATAGAAGAATAGGAGTGGAAAAATAA
- a CDS encoding putative glycosylasparaginase, with amino-acid sequence MKKWAMIATWRMAVEGVTLGADILKNGGKCQDAVERAIMEVEDYPFYKSVGYGGLPNEVCEVELDAAFMDGRTLSIGAVAGIKDYKNPVCIARKLSADRFNIFLVGEGAEAYAHKNGFIRQNMLTERAKKTWELRMKEITEKNLSPYDGHDTVCMIGIDSEKDMAAATSTSGLFMKKRGRVGDSPVSGSGFYVDNEAGGAAATGLGEDIMKGCLSYETVQRMKRGMSPSEAAQSAVADFSEQLKRRRGHAGAISVIAMNNKGEWGIGTNVEFSFVAADPDNEPKVYLAYPVEGSNEVKIEIASKEYMEAYKKNIQKPLEEI; translated from the coding sequence ATGAAGAAATGGGCTATGATTGCTACTTGGAGAATGGCTGTTGAAGGGGTTACTCTGGGAGCTGATATATTAAAAAATGGTGGAAAATGTCAGGATGCTGTAGAGAGAGCAATAATGGAAGTTGAGGACTATCCATTTTATAAGTCAGTAGGATATGGCGGACTTCCAAATGAAGTATGTGAAGTTGAACTGGATGCTGCTTTTATGGATGGAAGAACACTTTCTATTGGTGCAGTAGCTGGAATAAAAGATTATAAAAATCCTGTATGTATAGCGAGAAAACTTAGTGCAGACAGATTTAATATATTCCTTGTGGGAGAAGGAGCAGAAGCTTATGCTCACAAGAATGGTTTCATAAGACAGAATATGCTTACTGAAAGAGCAAAAAAGACTTGGGAATTAAGAATGAAAGAGATAACTGAAAAAAATCTTTCACCTTATGATGGACATGATACAGTATGCATGATAGGAATAGATTCAGAAAAAGATATGGCAGCAGCAACTTCTACAAGTGGTCTTTTTATGAAGAAAAGAGGAAGAGTAGGAGATTCACCTGTATCTGGTTCAGGATTCTATGTGGATAATGAAGCTGGTGGAGCAGCAGCTACTGGACTTGGAGAGGATATAATGAAAGGCTGCCTTTCTTATGAAACAGTTCAAAGAATGAAGAGAGGAATGTCACCTTCAGAAGCAGCACAATCGGCAGTTGCAGACTTTTCTGAACAGTTGAAAAGAAGAAGAGGTCATGCAGGAGCTATATCAGTTATAGCAATGAATAATAAAGGAGAATGGGGAATTGGAACTAATGTAGAGTTTTCATTTGTTGCAGCTGATCCAGATAATGAACCTAAAGTATATCTTGCATATCCTGTAGAAGGAAGTAATGAAGTAAAAATTGAAATAGCTTCAAAAGAATATATGGAAGCTTACAAAAAAAACATACAAAAACCATTAGAAGAAATATAA
- a CDS encoding putative PTS system lactose/cellobiose family IIC subunit has translation MSKVITILEDKLVPVAAWIAQNKYINGIRRAFIMMMPLLMIGSIFLMISAFPLPAYQRGMISLFGEGWKDVLDIPVSATFSLIALYVAFLVAQQLAKQFELDSIAVGLLSLASFLILTPLGHSTEHGAVITFDWLGSKGMFVAMVIGVVTVKIFQFFVNRNILVKMPDGVPPEVIKSFEALIPGTVILGAALLLRLLMMQTEYGTIHDFVYRMLALPLKSLGTSYIGSILTVFAISILWSVGINSGSMVNGFVRPFWLENQVENIAALQAGQPLPHVITEQFFDMVWMGGAGVTLSLLIAILIFAKSKHIRSVGAIGTIPGIFNINEPILFGLPIILNPIMLIPFNLVAMVMVTTQYITMNLGIVSKPLGIAFPWPTPAIISGFITVGDISGALIQIVNLIIGAMIYLPFLRIIDKASKKEEDEMERLEKLENEGK, from the coding sequence ATGAGCAAAGTTATAACTATACTAGAAGACAAACTTGTTCCTGTAGCTGCATGGATAGCACAGAACAAATATATCAATGGAATAAGAAGAGCATTTATAATGATGATGCCTTTACTAATGATTGGATCTATATTTTTGATGATTTCAGCTTTTCCTTTACCAGCATACCAAAGAGGTATGATTAGCTTATTTGGCGAAGGATGGAAAGATGTTCTTGATATTCCTGTAAGTGCAACATTTTCACTTATAGCTTTATATGTAGCTTTTTTAGTAGCTCAGCAGCTTGCTAAACAGTTTGAGCTTGACAGTATTGCAGTAGGGCTTCTATCTTTAGCTTCTTTCTTAATTCTTACTCCATTGGGACATTCTACTGAGCATGGAGCAGTCATCACATTTGACTGGCTTGGAAGTAAAGGAATGTTTGTGGCAATGGTTATTGGAGTAGTAACAGTAAAGATATTTCAATTCTTCGTTAATAGAAATATTCTTGTAAAAATGCCTGATGGTGTACCGCCAGAAGTTATAAAATCATTTGAAGCTTTAATACCTGGAACAGTTATTTTAGGAGCAGCCCTTCTATTAAGACTTCTTATGATGCAGACAGAGTATGGAACAATACATGATTTTGTATATAGAATGCTGGCTCTTCCATTAAAATCTCTTGGAACTTCATATATAGGTTCAATACTTACAGTTTTTGCTATATCAATACTTTGGTCTGTGGGAATAAACAGTGGTTCTATGGTTAATGGATTTGTAAGACCTTTCTGGCTGGAAAATCAAGTAGAGAATATAGCTGCATTACAAGCAGGGCAGCCACTTCCTCATGTAATAACAGAGCAGTTTTTTGATATGGTATGGATGGGAGGAGCAGGAGTTACACTTTCTCTTCTTATAGCTATACTTATCTTTGCAAAAAGTAAACATATAAGAAGTGTTGGAGCTATTGGGACTATTCCGGGAATATTTAATATAAATGAACCAATTCTTTTTGGACTTCCAATAATTCTTAATCCAATTATGCTTATACCATTTAATCTGGTAGCTATGGTAATGGTAACTACACAATATATAACAATGAATCTAGGTATTGTATCAAAACCATTAGGAATAGCTTTCCCATGGCCTACACCGGCAATAATCAGTGGATTTATCACAGTAGGTGATATTTCAGGTGCACTTATTCAGATAGTAAATCTTATCATTGGAGCAATGATTTATCTTCCATTCCTTAGAATAATAGATAAGGCAAGTAAAAAAGAGGAAGATGAAATGGAAAGATTAGAAAAATTAGAAAATGAAGGAAAATAA
- a CDS encoding putative PTS system cellobiose-specific IIB component: MKRILLLCDAGMSTSLMVKKMKEAAVKKGIETEINALSIAKFQENLDNYDVFLLGPQVKYKKAELAAVAETVGKKVEIINTMDYGMMKGDKVLELALSLID, from the coding sequence ATGAAAAGAATATTATTATTATGTGATGCGGGAATGTCAACAAGTCTTATGGTTAAAAAAATGAAGGAAGCTGCTGTAAAAAAAGGAATAGAAACTGAAATAAATGCTTTAAGTATAGCAAAATTTCAAGAAAACCTTGATAACTATGATGTATTTTTATTAGGACCACAAGTAAAATATAAAAAAGCTGAATTAGCAGCAGTAGCAGAAACTGTTGGAAAAAAAGTAGAAATCATCAATACTATGGATTATGGTATGATGAAAGGAGATAAAGTTTTAGAACTCGCTCTTTCATTGATTGACTAA
- a CDS encoding putative dipeptidase: MDIKKYIDIHFDDALKSIIEVIRIKTVKAEKTGDAPYGAELKRGLNKVLEIAQSLGFKVKNLDNYIGYAEYGAGEEYIAVLGHIDVVPEGDEASWSVPPYEGCIVNNQLIARGAIDNKAPIISALYSLKAVVDTHPEFNKRVRVIFGTNEESGDEDIKYYLAREKEPKYAFTPDGRFPVIFSEKGIYTFSFRKKINWKNSKLIEIKAGTRSNIVPEKCIAKVRNIPKENIKKALSEIKISTKAGYTVSYEEDTAEIICTGISAHASSPHKGVNALLGMYRFLDLIIGKEDAAKGFISFISGYIGESSDGEKLGIKTVNEEVGNLTISAGITNIKDDEIFVKFNIRYPASIDEKTLDLRLNAAGEKEDVIFFKENHNAPLYFEKSHPLVKELQDIYISVTGRKEDPAALGGGTYAKLMPNTVAFGPNFKEYNGKPHSFDECMDLDMLKQGMEIYARAILRLGALIK, encoded by the coding sequence ATGGATATAAAAAAATATATCGATATACATTTTGATGATGCTTTAAAAAGTATCATTGAAGTTATAAGAATAAAAACTGTAAAAGCAGAGAAAACAGGGGATGCTCCTTATGGAGCAGAGCTTAAAAGAGGTTTGAACAAAGTACTGGAAATAGCTCAAAGCCTTGGATTTAAAGTGAAAAATCTAGATAATTATATTGGATATGCTGAGTATGGAGCGGGAGAAGAATATATAGCTGTTTTAGGACATATAGATGTAGTCCCTGAAGGGGATGAAGCCAGCTGGAGTGTACCGCCTTATGAAGGATGTATAGTAAATAATCAGCTTATAGCAAGAGGAGCTATTGACAATAAAGCTCCTATCATATCAGCTCTGTATTCTCTGAAAGCAGTAGTGGATACACATCCAGAATTCAATAAAAGAGTGAGGGTAATATTTGGAACTAATGAAGAGAGCGGAGATGAAGATATCAAATATTATCTGGCAAGAGAAAAAGAGCCAAAATATGCTTTTACTCCAGATGGAAGATTTCCAGTAATATTTTCTGAAAAGGGGATATATACATTTTCATTTAGAAAAAAGATAAACTGGAAAAATTCAAAACTGATAGAGATAAAGGCAGGAACAAGATCAAATATAGTACCTGAAAAATGTATAGCTAAAGTGAGAAATATACCTAAAGAGAATATAAAGAAAGCTCTCAGTGAAATAAAAATATCAACTAAAGCAGGATATACAGTAAGTTATGAAGAAGATACAGCAGAAATAATCTGTACTGGAATATCAGCTCATGCAAGTTCACCTCATAAGGGAGTGAATGCACTTTTAGGAATGTATAGATTCCTTGATCTGATCATTGGGAAAGAAGATGCAGCAAAAGGATTTATATCATTTATTTCAGGTTATATTGGTGAAAGTTCAGATGGAGAGAAACTGGGTATAAAAACTGTCAATGAAGAAGTAGGAAATCTGACAATAAGCGCAGGTATAACAAATATTAAAGATGATGAGATATTTGTAAAATTTAATATAAGATATCCTGCTTCCATAGATGAAAAAACTCTTGATTTGAGATTGAATGCAGCAGGAGAAAAGGAAGATGTTATATTTTTTAAAGAGAATCATAATGCACCTCTTTATTTTGAAAAAAGTCATCCTTTAGTAAAAGAATTACAAGATATATATATAAGTGTAACAGGAAGAAAAGAGGACCCTGCTGCATTAGGTGGAGGAACTTATGCTAAATTAATGCCGAATACAGTGGCTTTTGGTCCTAATTTTAAAGAATATAATGGTAAACCTCACAGTTTTGATGAGTGTATGGATCTTGATATGTTGAAACAGGGAATGGAAATATATGCAAGGGCTATATTAAGACTTGGAGCATTAATCAAATAA
- a CDS encoding putative ADP-heptose:LPS heptosyltransferase, whose translation MKILVVRFKQIGDAVLSSAICNTLKKSFPESEIDYVVYEHIAPLFKNHPYIDNIISLTKEEQKNPLKYIAKVWKVTRKKYDIVIDIMSTPKSEMFTLFSLGSKYRIGRKKKYRGFTYTHKISEPADSKDKVDKFLKMLAPLEEKYKILYDNSYITHINEKEKENMKRKMKEAGIDFSKPVFICAVNSRRPEKIYPLNKMECVIKKVIEEMNPQIILFYSPAEKEFVKNFHSGLNNSKNIFSNIETTSIRELAALISNCDMFFGNEGGPRHIAQSLDIPSFAIFSPKSRKKEWLANPSKKHQGVEPRDIYPECSSLSYKDCYSLIQPDYVVDKIKELYLQYCGDI comes from the coding sequence ATGAAAATATTAGTAGTACGTTTTAAACAAATAGGAGATGCTGTTTTAAGCTCAGCTATATGCAATACTCTTAAAAAAAGTTTCCCTGAATCTGAAATTGATTATGTAGTATATGAGCATATTGCTCCTTTATTTAAAAACCATCCATATATTGACAATATTATATCATTAACTAAAGAAGAACAGAAGAACCCTCTTAAGTATATAGCTAAAGTATGGAAAGTAACAAGAAAAAAATATGATATAGTAATAGATATAATGTCTACTCCCAAAAGTGAAATGTTTACTTTATTTTCTTTGGGAAGCAAATATAGAATAGGAAGAAAGAAAAAATATAGAGGATTTACATATACTCATAAGATTTCTGAACCTGCTGATTCAAAGGATAAAGTTGATAAGTTTTTAAAAATGCTGGCTCCATTGGAAGAAAAATATAAAATACTGTATGACAACAGTTATATCACTCATATAAATGAAAAAGAAAAAGAAAATATGAAAAGAAAAATGAAAGAAGCAGGAATAGATTTTTCAAAGCCTGTATTTATATGTGCTGTAAATTCAAGGCGTCCAGAGAAAATTTATCCACTCAATAAAATGGAATGTGTTATCAAAAAAGTAATAGAAGAAATGAATCCACAGATTATACTATTTTATTCTCCAGCAGAAAAAGAATTTGTTAAAAATTTTCATTCTGGATTAAATAACAGTAAAAATATTTTTTCAAATATAGAAACAACTTCAATAAGAGAGTTGGCAGCACTTATTTCAAATTGTGATATGTTTTTTGGAAATGAGGGAGGACCAAGGCATATAGCTCAAAGTTTAGATATTCCAAGCTTTGCTATTTTCAGTCCTAAGAGCAGAAAAAAAGAGTGGCTGGCTAACCCAAGTAAAAAACATCAAGGTGTAGAACCCAGAGATATTTATCCTGAGTGCAGTTCTCTCAGTTATAAAGATTGTTATTCATTAATTCAGCCAGACTATGTTGTTG